The Siniperca chuatsi isolate FFG_IHB_CAS linkage group LG2, ASM2008510v1, whole genome shotgun sequence genome window below encodes:
- the tmem167b gene encoding protein kish-B isoform X1: MRHYSVQSAELKEEEDSQRNRKCQPMYSFDGILVFGLLFICTCAYLKKVPRINSWLLSEKKGVWGVFYKAAIIGTRLHIAVAMSCLAMAFYVVFLK, translated from the exons ATGCGCCATTATAGCGTCCAGTCTGCCgaattaaaagaagaagaagacagtcaGCGAAACCGGAAATGTCAACCGA TGTACTCTTTCGATGGCATCCTGGTGTTTGGGCTGCTGTTCATCTGCACTTGTGCATACCTCAAAAAGGTGCCTCGTATCAACAGCTGGCTGCTGTCGGAGAAGAAAGGAGTGTGGGGCGTCTTCTACAAAG CTGCGATAATTGGGACGCGACTTCATATTGCCGTGGCGATGTCCTGTTTGGCCATGGCTTTCTACGTTGTCTTCTTGAAATGA
- the tmem167b gene encoding protein kish-B isoform X2 — translation MTNVYSFDGILVFGLLFICTCAYLKKVPRINSWLLSEKKGVWGVFYKAAIIGTRLHIAVAMSCLAMAFYVVFLK, via the exons ATGACAAATG TGTACTCTTTCGATGGCATCCTGGTGTTTGGGCTGCTGTTCATCTGCACTTGTGCATACCTCAAAAAGGTGCCTCGTATCAACAGCTGGCTGCTGTCGGAGAAGAAAGGAGTGTGGGGCGTCTTCTACAAAG CTGCGATAATTGGGACGCGACTTCATATTGCCGTGGCGATGTCCTGTTTGGCCATGGCTTTCTACGTTGTCTTCTTGAAATGA